From Manihot esculenta cultivar AM560-2 chromosome 18, M.esculenta_v8, whole genome shotgun sequence:
ATGAGAGATACGAATTATCGGTTAAGGATAAACAAGGGCTTCATGAGCTTAAAGGTGAGCTAGAGAATAAAGTTCGCGAGGATTCCGTGAATTTGGCGGGAGATGAGAAACAGCGAAAGACCATATTGAAGGTAGAAAGTGATGTGAAGCTGTATGAGGTTCATGTGGTGCACACAAATGTTGTTTCGGAGAAAGAGAAGATTGATTTTGTCGAGTCTAAGAAACAAAATACCACTGAGGTTATGAGAGAACTGGAGGCTCTATTTGAGAGAGCTTCAGATTCAGGAAATCAATTATTAAAGATCCTTGATACAGGAAAATTCCGCTGCTATCACAAGACTTCTATCTATCAAGgtgaatttttcaatttttttttagcttggattttcttgttttctatgtttccagATGTTGGTCAAAGTAAATTTGACTGCTCTTTGTTCGTATAGGAGTTTCTTCCAAGATGTTGCGCGCGTTTCCCCCATCCCTTTTGGTCATACATTCTACAAATACTGAGTCCTCATCTACAGAGAAGATTGGTTCTGTTGGTCTGGGTTTTGATGAAGATTTGGCTGTGATTTCGTTGAATTTGTCTTCCACTCTCAAGAagctatgcatgtgggagaagAAAACTATGATGAAGTCAAGGTATGCTTTACTCTTTTCCAAGAAGCATTGATCTCTGTAGCTCTTAATGCGTTGATTGCTTTACCTTTTCTTTCCCTTCTCTTTCTTGGACTGCATGCTAGTTCATTGGTAGTAACAAGCAACTGCTTTGCAGATGCAAATTCAAATTTCCTTTGGTTTTATAATTAAAGCAATCGATAATTTTCCTCATTTCCTGTTATGTTCACTTTCTTTTTGGCTTAACCATAATATGCAACATGATTTTAAATAGTAGCTAGaaaaatttcaattcaattatgAGGATTCTGGGATGGCTGGTAGACTTCATTATTCTGATTGTCTCCTGCAATTGTTTGCTGTGCTTTATTTTTGAACATATCAAGAAGTGATTCATTCTGTTATTTTTACTGGTGATAATGGTATGTTCATTTCATTATATTAATGTAGGCTGAAGAAAAATTGCGTATTATGATTGCAAGGAACTATAGGCAGATAAAAAATATTGGCAAGAAAGGTGCAGATGCCAATGAAGTTGATTCTGCTCAAACTTTAGTCAGGGCATTATCTACTAAAATCAAAGTTGCAATTCAAGTTATTGACAGAACTTCGATTACTATCAGTAAGCTAAGGGATGAAGAAATGTGGCCATTAATGAGTGAACTGATTCAAAAGTACGTCTTGTTCACGTTCATAcaacaaaaattaatattacagAATTTACTTTTTGCTGCATGTTTATTCCACTCGTGGAGATATGTTGCACCATATTCACAAATAATGGCTCCCTTCTATCACATTTATACATTACCCTTTTTCCATTTCTACAGGTGGGTCCCATTTATGAAATGATGGAGAATGATACACTTGCATTTATTTTTTGTGTTTTATATGATTACAGGTAGAGAATGCTACACTTGCATTTACTTTTCTTGTGTTTTATATGACTGCAGGTAGTACCGAAACTAAGCATAATAGAAGATCAAATAGATGTATTGTTATTTTTAGTTTAGACATATGAATGAGGAAAATGAAGGTTTGCAAATTGTAAAACTCAAACTGGTCACAGCTGTGACCAATAAGAACTGGTAGAAGATGCCAGTAATATTTAACAGAGGAAGATTCCTGGGATTGCTTTTTAGCAACAGCCGCTTAGATTAAGTTTATTTTCTGGCTAACTCAATCTTATGAAGTTATAATTTGAGCGGTTAACCTTAATCTGTGTTGTTATAGATTACTTGAAATGTGGAAAGCCATGCTAGAATGCCACAGACATCAATCCCAGGCAGTTCTGGAAGCTAGAGGTTTAGATGCCATTTTATCCAATGGGAAATTCAGTGAGATTCATTTGGAAGCGGGAATACAACTCAAAATTGAACTTCAAAATTGTAATCTGAGCTTCTCCAATTGGATCAGTGCCCAAAAAGGCTATGTCAAGGCCTTGAATGATTGGATTCTAAAATGTCTTCCATATGAACCTGAAGAAATGCCAGATGAAACAGAACCATTTTCTTCTGGTAAGGCAGGGGTGCCCCCTGTGTTTGCGTTCTTTAACCAGTGGTCACATGCCATAGGTGCAGTCTCAGAGATGGAAGTGATCAACTCCATGTATGGACTTTTCATGAGTATAAATCAATTAGTAGAAAGGCATTATAAACACTTACAGCAAAGACTGACTGCAGACAAGGATTTGAAGAACAGAATAAAGATCTTACAGAGAGAGGAGAGAAGGATGCAAAAGGTACTGCAAGCTCAAGGGAAGAAGATGCTTCTAGCCAGTAGGAATACAAGGGGCACCCCTGGAGGGGCTTTGCATCAGAGTAAAATGACCAACAATAATAGTATTCAATCTTGTCTGAAAAAAATGTTCACAGCTATAGAGAGATGCTCAGCCAACAGTGTGCAAGTTTACCAGGAACTTCATGTGCGGGTTGAAGAATGCAGCCTCACTCGAGGAGGGAAACCAGAAGATCCTTAAACACTGTACATTTGGGTACTCATATTAACTTGATTAATTAACAAGGAATTTCCTAGAAGAAATTCCTGAAACAATTATTAGCTAATGCAGCAATGGGAGGCTGAGTTTTTTTGTTCATTAGTAGTCCCCATCTCTTTTGTAAGTTTACTATCTGTAATtgtaataccctgctagactccggcattggaatccctgccttccggcggaatctcggatgtcggaaccctctagaagggtaaaatcatgttttttataaatgttttatatgtttttatgtttttaagtaagaaagaaattgagtttttgaaagaaaagcaccaaggaaggaaagtcaggttcggccgccgaacctcatgttcggctgccgaacatggtggagtttagggagcacctttggcccccgaaggtggtctggccagccacctataaaaggccccatgtccgaaaatggccgagttttcttctccattttcgggcaaaggtgagtcaatgcccttccatggttagttttgatgctttccttcaaatcattcatgtttttgatgagttttaacttggttttgaagatttttgagcaaaaatcgaagtttggaaacttggagaccccggagcccaTTTCCCccacaactccaagtttggatcgcctctcctctcgatcttcaagaggtaagagtagatccttacctccttttatgttttgtgtaagttttgagaggttttaagggggttttataCTTGATTAGAGTAGTTGTTAaaggttagggtttatgtgagttaaatgatgaaatgtatgtttattatatgctatgtgttgatgtggttgaggtataggctagttttatgcctctaaatgcttaagaatgtgtttatgcatgtttacatggtttgggaggcaaaatgtgcatgagaggcttgaattctcccattctggaagaactcagattcggctgtcgaacctgcctggggaggcagttctggctgccgaatcctgcccccgaaagtttggactttcggctctggaagcactttcggccgccgaaggtgcataactttcggctctagagggactttcgcccgccgaacctgccgctgaaagtgccctgttcagccttcctttgcatgttttctatgattgttttataatgttttagggagtttttggggaaatgtttagagtcatgttagagtttgtttggtccctcatttgagtccacctgtgtaggttcggacccgaggaatcgaggaccccagcagtgagatagctgcttcagagtcagcctgaggtgagtagaatggatctttatatttcaaagtaaataaattttgagtatgttcatgcatcatgaatgccatgttatatactaggatgtttgcattagaattcatgaatatgatgcattgcattaattactgttaatgtggatggttattggatgatccattagtccttgatatgatatgatatggtatggtacagaagtccaggtcgagacccattctacgcccctggcatagagtaagagaaagacaaggtcgaggcccattctacgcccctggcacattggaatattatgttatgttaaggaaAAGACCAGatgtccattctacgccctggcactgttggattatgtagagggctattggtgacaagtccatccttgatgtgagttgtttgtgatgtgatgcattccatgaaagcatgtgttttaatatattgttttactattctgctcactggcctctagtagctcacccctttcccttaacccctaggtttgcaggtttggaatagatcaggaagtcagcaagagtaaaaattgatgtatgtaatagttagttgtggacatgaaaaaaaataatgtaatataATGTAAGGTATCATacagaattgtattgaggattagtattgtgcttgaccctagagtttatggttaatcccttttgatacatggtCTTTATACAATGTTTTTATTAATGTGTTGAgaaatgtaaaccaagcttgattaatgtaatgttgacccaactagagcatttgatgagagctctagtatgagagtttttatgtattcagtttagtgcatgcacaggtcaagcttggtagatgtaaaagtttaaagtttttatgtaaatgtatgatcatgtatgagatttatcaggtatgacaggttgtatgctatgcttgctacgggtcccggcgaccttaagtcgatctgaattctagcgccggtagcggtccgatttcgggtcattacaataataatatgaagCAGAAACATCCTGGTAATCAGGAGCGATTTTAGAGTTGCCAAGGTTATTGGGAGAGAAGAAATGAAACGATTGGTTCAAATTCGTATAATCTACTTTttgaagtgttttatggtttcgtGAAATGAATTGCAAGTTAAAAGCAAGCGCACGATCACTGGGATATATTTCATTccaatttctttttaatatttcgATACTTTGCATATTTGTCAACTGCTCGTATTTTTCTAGGTCAGGATATATCATTCTCAAACTCCATGAAATTTTCAGCTTTTCTCATTGGATTGTATAAAATGAATGATTTCTCATtgttatttcaatttttaatacaaAAGAACATATAAAGTTCATTTTAACTGCATGTCGTCCACATCAGATTATAAAATTTCTCCAATTCATGTGAACtcaaaattaattacttaattagctTTGTGATAGAGAAAGATGAAAAAAGAGGAGATACTTGTTAATACTCTATGACTTGCCAAGCTTAGCTCAAGAAATTATTGGACACATTTTAAGCTTCATTGACCTTGGACCAATGGGTCGCTATCAAAGGGATTGAAGAAATGCTCACTGTTCAAATCGTTGCCCTTTATCTCAAATATACTCTTGAAAATCTCCTGCCTCCATTCATCTGCTTCCAATATCCATGCCCAAAATAATTCGACTAGGCCCATAAAGACCCGGCACAAGGCCAATAATTTCATGGGAAGGTCATATGTAAGAGTTCTATAAGATTCATAACAAAAAATTAGACTATAAGTAGGAACacaaatgattaaataatttaattgccCTTTAAAAATTGCTCTTGGCTTGTTGGAGAAGAGCCCTGACATTAAAGCGAAAAGCCCAATCGCGAAACGAAAGTCAGAAAGAAAAGACAAAAACCCTTAACCCACTGCGCGTAGCGATGAGAGAAACATTTTCTGCGGCAAAACACTTCACACACGTGGAGTAAGTCGCTTGGCCTTTTTTAACACTTTATTACAATTACACGACCATCATATTTGCGCTTACGCAACGCTATTGCTCCTTGGGGGCATCCCATGTTTCCATCCAATCCagcaattatttatattatattctctttttgtttttagtAATAACTACAtgatttctatttctttttgcTGATTTTTTTTCAGGTGATTTGTATGATTTCCGGTAGCTCACTGATGCTGATGAGACAGGTGACACGTCAATTTTCAGTACATGGAGTAGGTGGGTGCATAGAAATtgtttctaaaatattatttttgataaaaagtTGGTTgcttttatatttcaaaaaaaccCATTCTTATTGTCACCTCTTGGAACAATATTTTTGACGAAATTAACTTAAAAATGCAGTTATATAGTGTATTAAACGCTAAATTCGattagttaaaaatattttttactgtattattatttttaaatgtataCAAAAGATGATAGCGTACCGAGAGAGTGGTAGAGAAACGATCAGGgtagatatttaaattaaaaaaaggggAAAATAATCCCAGAAGTGGGAAGAAAGATGCTGAGTGAGTTGATGAAGTACCCTTCAATCCTTCATCAAGGACAACTCAAtaggagaaaaataaaaggaaggaaagaaacggagagaaagagatggaaaggaaaaaagagagagagagaaaggaaagTTGAAAACGCGCAAACGAAGGAAAAAGAAAGCTGCAGCAACTCTGCTTTTCTCTTAGTcgacctctcttttctctctctacCTATATCCTCTCTCCTATAACACCCACACGGGCGCTAAGTCAGTGTGGAAACACTAGATTAATAAAACCAaccataataatttaaaagcgctttctctttcttttctccttctCTCTATCCCCTCCCTTATGGTTTCTCCCTGAGACGGTGTTCAGTGGTGGGAGCCGGCGACTCACGTAACTCGGTACGAGTTATGGGTTGTTGCCAATCTTCCTTCTTGCGAGTATCCGTCTCCCAGGAGAAAGCCTCTAACAACAACTCCCTTCATCAGGCGCAGAATCACCACGCTTCTAACCCGTCCAACGGTACCGACGCTGCCTCCGCCGCTTCCGAAGGTTTTCGTGGTTTCACCGAGTTTTCCCTTGCTGACCTAAAAGCTGCCACCAATAACTTCAGCCCAGAGTTCATAGTTTCGGAAAGCGGTGAAAAGGCTCCCAATGTCGTCTATAAAGGCCGCCTACAGAACCAGGACACTCGCACTTGGATCGCTGTTAAGAAATTCGCGAAACTTGCCTGGCCCGATCCTAAACAATTCGCTGTAATTACAATTTTTTGAAACTTTTTTTCTTTGGTTTtcatttttaatcaaattttagggttttttttttcctgtatgtatatattttatttttaatgttctcCTTTTGCGGAATAATTTCTTCAAGGATGAGGCACTGGGTGTTGGGAAGTTTAAACACCAGAGGCTAGCTAATTTGATTGGGTATTGCTGTGATGGGGACGAGAGGTTGCTGGTGGCGGAATATATGCCCAATGATACCCTTGCCAAACATCTATTTCACTGTACGTTTACGTTCTAgggaatttaattataatttctatTTGCGTATCATTTCTATGCTTTTCTTGACTAATGTTACAAggtactgatttttttttttatttaaaatttctacCTAAATTAGAGTTGAAGATTCTTATTGGCTACTTCAACTTTCTTACTTAAGGGGGCAAATAgaagaattttagaaagaaTGTTTAAGATTTTAGAAGCAATTGAGCGTGACATATGAGGGAGAATCTTCAAGGATATAATGATGTCTGCTGTATTGTTGTATTTCTGGTGTTCAATTGAATAATTATTTCCAAGTTGTCAGCAAATTTGTTTACTATTTTGATTCCAATCAGATTTTGTCTCCAAAATTAAtttcatgcaacttccttgacAGGGGAGAATCAAACCATTGAGTGGGCCCTGCGATTAAGAGTTGCTTTGTACATTGCTGAAGCATTAGATTATTGTAGTTCTGAAGGTCGTCCAGTGTACCACGATTTAAATGCTTATAGGGTTCTTTTTGATGAGGTACTGTAACTTCTATCCTTTTCTTGACCTCTAAGATTCATTTTAGTCTATAGGACAGTTGATTATTCTGTAATATAAGTTTTTCATTCTGGTCTTTATTAGCTGAAAATGTCTGGTTTTGTTAAGCTATTGTCATTGGGAGGATCTGCTAGTTTTTATAAGAGCAAAGTGGTAACTTAGTGGATGGTTTTTGACAGAATGGAGATCCTCGGCTTTCTTGTTTTGGCTTGATGAAAAATAGTAGGGATGGAAAAAGTTACAGCACAAATCTTGCTTATACACCCCCTGAATATCTAAGAAAtggtatttcttttattttgttacTGATCCTATAGACGTGCAGATATTTGTCTCCTTTCATTTAATGGCCTTCCCTTGGTGGGGTCAACACTGTGGCTATATATACTTCGACTTGATAGAATCATCCTACTTTAAATGCTGCTAGCCCACAACTAGCATTTGTATTTTGTGTCATTTTGACAAGTCGAGAAAATATATACCATTATTTTGGGAAGGAGTGCTTTCACATAAATCGTGAGATCTAGTTGTGGAAAATGTCTGAGCATTGAATTTAGCATGTGAACGTGCAAGTTCATAATAATATTCACATTTCTGAATTCCAGTACTACCTGTTAAGATGGGAATCTACTTAACATGATAATGGTTATGTGCTGTGTCTATGGACAACTCCAAACTTTTCTCTTGCTCATGCAGTGATCATGAATAAAAATGCAAATATTATGGAATTCATGAATTTGAGGCATTTTTTTTTGTTGGATAAAGATTCACCTTTTTCATATTGGAATTTTAAGTTGTTGACGAAAACTATGGTAAGGGTATATTGTGCTAAAGTTGCATCTGATGAGATTATAAAGCATGGAAATTATGAGCTAAGATAGTCTTTTATACTTGGCTATATACTGTGAAAATATCTTGTTGTATACCATTTATCGGTTTTGTTTCTTGAAATGTACACTTCATAATTGATTTGCATTCAGAAAAGTTCCCATTTTAATTGAAATACATATTCCTTGTTTGCTTGTTTGATGGACTGCTTTTTGACTTTTATTTTTTGCTATATACCAAATTATGCTTCTGTTGTAGGAAGAGTCACTCCTGAAAGTGTCATCTTCAGCTTTGGGACTGTCCTCTTGGATCTTCTTAGCGGCAAGCACATCCCTCCTAGTCATGTAAGTATTTCAAACCCCAACTCTGGTCAGTGATAAGCTGTGAAAAGATAGGTGAACTTGTAGATAACTTGTAGTGGTTCAACCAGATGAACTTTTCCCTTATGAGCAGCTCTAATAGAAATTTCATATGATGGCTCTCCTTACTCAAAATTTTGACTTTATCTTTTCTGCACGAGAATAGCTTTTTCCACACATTCATAAATCAGTCATTCCATGCATGTGTGCAGTGATTTCCTTTCTATGTTTATATGCGTTTACCTATATAGTACCTTGACATATGATTTCCCTCCCTAATATTTGTAGCCTTTTTCatttttagaattaatttatatgttttagAAAATTAGgtcttcaataaaatttaaaattttgaccaAAGGTGTATTGATTACTCAAGAATTCAATTGTattattaggaaaaaaaaaatgcaggGCCCACTATCAAGGACCAAAATGACTTTCATTTGCTTGCAAGGgtaatattgaaaattaaattgttttaattcttttttcatTCATCCTGAATGATAGAATTTAATTGCAtaatatctctttaatatttaGTCACAAATATGAATGTCAACTTTGAAATCAATTGTTGTTGAATTCTTCCCATGGAATTAAATTTGCTATATGATTATGTTTTGGTTAACTTGAATGTTTAATTCCTCATTAAAAGAAGCTAGTGTCTTAATTCCTCATTAGATAGTCTCTTTTATTTGGttcattaaattataaattggtTTGTAAAAACTGCCAAACTATTGTTTGTGTATTTAGTTTGTCGGCTTAATGCTTCTATTTAGTTTGTTGTCCTAGCGCTATATTaagcattttaaatttaattcaaagaTCAATCCCTTTGTGCTTTAACCTTCGCAATTAAACTCTTTTATTGTTCAAAATATGGCATTTGACACTATTTGGAAACGGTGTTTGAGCGTCTATTACACAAAAAATTAATCAcaaatttttatgagtttgttgATTGTTAAATTAACAAAGTTACCCTTTGTTTCTTTCTTCCATCTTTTCTTTAACAAGGTCAGAATTGGCATCAACTATTTCTTCCAAATTTATATCTTTATTTGCTCACAATTTCAAGAATTCAGACTCCACCCATGAAAAATCCTGCAATTTTATGTATCTACCATGAAAAAAAGAGGGAACCTTGTTCACACAAGAAGTACCAAAACTGGTATAAGTTGTGATAAAACCCCAACCATTTACACCCAAAATTTGTGGGTACCAAAAATTATCTCGTGTTtgttctttttcctcttttttccttttttattattCGCCATTTTTcaaatatcaatatttttttttccttccccCCTTTTTCTTTGGTTTTGCTTGCTTTTATCTTTTTCAACCAACCATCACCTGCTCTTTCAGTGGAACACGGAATGGTGTTTTGACTTTGTTATTCATTTCATTTTGATtctgtttctttttttgtttaaatttcTATGGCTAAACgcgtgatttttttttcatccaTCTTTGATTTTTTGCAAaatttctcttcttttacatttttCAGAAAATCAAAATTAGCGTGCATCCTTAACATGCCAGTGATCTTGGCAATCATACTTCAGATCTTATTTCTCATGATTTTCTTcagtaaagaaaattttattttttttttaggttTTTCTTTGCTGATCCTATTTCTGCTTTTAGATGCTTGTGATTGGTAAGAGCTGAGGTTGGCTTTCGAGTGTTGTGGATCATAGTCTTGCTGTCTTTTAGTACTTCAATTGACTTGTGTTCAGACTGGTGTTAATTTTAATCTCAAGGTAACAGTGGTTTTTTTCTTGTGACTCGTGCTTTTATAAGGAATAAATTATCTAATTTCAGGTTGATGACAATTAAAATGTAAGGGGAATTGATATTTGGGCTAAAGTCAGAGGAGTCAATTGAGCATTAAGCCTAGTTCATTGCTTTTTCACATATATCTATCCAGAATGGCATCAAATGATATCTGGTTGATAGCTTTATTTTTCATTGGACCACTTTGGTTTATCTGATCTAGGTAGGGATTTATTTAAATGGGGCTTGCTAGTGTACTTGTCAGATATGTCAACAAGATTTTCTGATGATAGCTGACTAGAATGATAAGAGGTTATCTCATTTAATGCTTGTTATATCCCAGCGACCTGGACTTTCAACTAGCTTACCTAGTTCTTGATTTACATTTTACTCCTTGCTTTTTGATGTTATAAGACTGATTCTTAATGCTTCAGAGAATGGCAGAATGGAAATTTACAGCAAATTGTGGTTTCTGATAAAGAccaatttttcttattttaagtgAAATAGTTGTATACTCACATAATGGATATTATTGGGCATAGACATATGCTGAATCTGATATAGTTGTCGATTGGAAGtatgatatttttaaaacaatttttgtagcaatttttatatttttcttgcaGGCTCTTGATATGATACGGGGAAAGAATATCCTTCTCTTAATGGATTCACATCTGGAGGGAAACTTTTCAACTGAAGAGGCAACTATGGTCTTTGATCTTGCTTCAGAATGTTTAAAGTATGAACCTAGAGAGCGGCCAAATACGAAGGATCTTGTTGCTACCCTTGCACAACTGCAAAATAAACCTGATGTGAGTATTTTGTCTTTTTTTCTCAAGTGATTATCTTATAGCAAAAATCTGATTAATGGTGCAAATTTGATGTTAAATGAGTTGGATGCACAATTAAAAATTCTCGGACCGCTGCATGGCATCATTGCACACCTGATTTCATCTGTGAACAATAATAAAGTAATTAGCCAGACTTAATTGCTTGAGGCATGGTTGGGTTTCACATTGGTGACAATTTACTTttcttccaaaacatgcatttttaAGTTTTGTTTATGATATTGGGATGTTTGTCTTCCAAGTAGTGCTGTTAAAGGTCTAAAGTTCAAAAAAGGATGGGCTTTTGACTAATTGCTTGGGAAATGTTGATTGACAATAATAGACCACTTTCAAACTAATCACATAAAATTGTTCGTTTGTCTTCCTTCAGTGGATTCAACTTCTGGATCATAATCGTTGCTTTTTCAGGTTCCATCTTATGTGATGCTTGGAATTCCAAAGCACGAGGAAGGACCACCTACTCCAAAACACCCTCTTTCTCCAATGGGTGATGCTTGTTCACGGATGGATCTGACAGCTATACATCAGATCTTGGTAATGACGCACTACAAGGATGATGAAGGAACTAATGAGGTAATTGAACTGTATAAATTCACTGTTTTTGATGCCTATTTCTTTTGCTGTGCTCAAAACTTTATGGATTTGCAGTTATCCTTCCAAGAGTGGACACAACAGATGAGAGAGATGTTGGAAGCCAGAAAACGTGGAGATGTAGCATTTCGTG
This genomic window contains:
- the LOC110606580 gene encoding serine/threonine-protein kinase BSK1 translates to MGCCQSSFLRVSVSQEKASNNNSLHQAQNHHASNPSNGTDAASAASEGFRGFTEFSLADLKAATNNFSPEFIVSESGEKAPNVVYKGRLQNQDTRTWIAVKKFAKLAWPDPKQFADEALGVGKFKHQRLANLIGYCCDGDERLLVAEYMPNDTLAKHLFHWENQTIEWALRLRVALYIAEALDYCSSEGRPVYHDLNAYRVLFDENGDPRLSCFGLMKNSRDGKSYSTNLAYTPPEYLRNGRVTPESVIFSFGTVLLDLLSGKHIPPSHALDMIRGKNILLLMDSHLEGNFSTEEATMVFDLASECLKYEPRERPNTKDLVATLAQLQNKPDVPSYVMLGIPKHEEGPPTPKHPLSPMGDACSRMDLTAIHQILVMTHYKDDEGTNELSFQEWTQQMREMLEARKRGDVAFRDKDFKTAIECYSQFIDVGTMISPTVYARRSLCHLLCDQPDAALRDAMQAQCVYPEWSTAFYMQAVALAKLNMHKDAADMLNEASALEEKRQRGGKGS